The DNA sequence TGGAAACAGCGGGATATCTTTGGCATCCTCATACTTCTGCCGGTCGAATCCCCACGGAAAAGGGTTATCGCTATTTCGTTGATCGCTTGATGCGACCGGTTGCCCCTGAGCGTAAAATGTTAGAAGGATATGAAGCGCGCTTAGATCATATCAGTCAGGATCTTGACCAATTGATAAAAAATACTGTCAAATTTCTGGGTGATATGTCGCATGCTTTGGTGTTGATGTCAAAACCACAGGAGTATGCATCTCGGATAAGGTCACTGGCGCTCCATGAATTGGATCAAGATACTGTTCTCCTCATCGTGCACATGTCGCTTGAGCAGGTGAAAACCATTGCCTTTGAATTGGAGAGTAAACTTTCACGAACTGTGTTGAGAGAAGCAGAGAACATCCTCAACGATCTTTTCGCCAATATGGATATTGCTGAGATCCAACACATGGTTGAAACCGGTTCAGCTGATTCTGCAAGAAAAAATCCAATTATTGATCAAATATTAAAACAATTTCACACGGTATTAGCCACGAAGACATCAGGAGACTATCGCGTCTATGGGACTCATCAACTACTCCATTATCCTGAGATTGCTGACCTCGTGAACCTTGAATATTTACTGGAGGCCATTGAAACTGATAGTTTACAACGCTATTTACCAACGCCACTGAGAACGGGTGAACCCAGTATCTTTATCGGTACAGAATTGGGACAAACTATTTTTAACAATATGTCACTGGTTTCAATAGCCTACAAGGGGCATGATTGCAACGGTGAGATTCACATTCTGGGACCAACTCGGATGGCTTATGAAAAAGTGATCGGGTTGGCAGAATTCACAGCAAACAAAATGAAAACG is a window from the Candidatus Neomarinimicrobiota bacterium genome containing:
- the hrcA gene encoding heat-inducible transcriptional repressor HrcA codes for the protein MNSQTPTDLKSRAEKVLKWLVRDYAASGHPVASSRLVSMDYFQVGSATLRHVLNDLETAGYLWHPHTSAGRIPTEKGYRYFVDRLMRPVAPERKMLEGYEARLDHISQDLDQLIKNTVKFLGDMSHALVLMSKPQEYASRIRSLALHELDQDTVLLIVHMSLEQVKTIAFELESKLSRTVLREAENILNDLFANMDIAEIQHMVETGSADSARKNPIIDQILKQFHTVLATKTSGDYRVYGTHQLLHYPEIADLVNLEYLLEAIETDSLQRYLPTPLRTGEPSIFIGTELGQTIFNNMSLVSIAYKGHDCNGEIHILGPTRMAYEKVIGLAEFTANKMKTLINTKY